In the Girardinichthys multiradiatus isolate DD_20200921_A chromosome 4, DD_fGirMul_XY1, whole genome shotgun sequence genome, one interval contains:
- the LOC124867237 gene encoding piggyBac transposable element-derived protein 1-like, with protein MRVVLDVTEGLRGHNVTCDNFFTSYEFGQQLLKRKITMVGTVRKNKPELPPALLVSKEREVFSSKFAITPNTTLVSYLPKKNKNVILLSTLHTDGDISDHEDRKPIIILDYNRNKGGVDNLDKVIGTYSCRRMTACWPLVIFLNIIDVSSCNAFVIWREINPTWMSHQQNKRRLFLEQLGKALVTPLIERRKHVPHTEPSATVVKAFQSAGTPDQPEDPSTTAASPARARGRHVSSALKRRTVKNILWAASARNISARAVHLYTALHVLIS; from the coding sequence ATGAGAGTTGTGCTTGAtgtgacagagggactgaggggtCACAATGTGACATGTGACAATTTCTTCACCTCTTATGAATTCGGACAGCAGCTCCTGAAGAGGAAGATCACCATGGTTGGTACAGTTCGAAAGAATAAGCCTGAGCTCCCACCTGCACTGCTTGTGTCAAAGGAGAGAGAGGTCTTCTCCTCAAAGTTTGCCATCACGCCCAACACCACTCTAGTTTCCTACctcccaaagaaaaacaagaatgtaATTCTTCTGAGCACACTGCACACAGACGGTGACATTAGCGATCATGAGGACAGAAAGCCAATCATCATCCTAGACTACAACCGCAACAAAGGAGGTGTGGACAACCTGGATAAGGTGATTGGAACATATAGCTGCAGAAGAATGACTGCCTGCTGGCCCCTGGTCATCTTCCTCAACATCATTGATGTTTCCTCCTGCAATGCCTTTGTGATTTGGAGAGAGATCAACCCAACCTGGATGTCTCATCAGCAGAACAAGaggaggttgttcctggagcaGCTAGGAAAGGCACTTGTAACTCCACTCATTGAAAGAAGGAAGCATGTCCCCCACACAGAACCTTCAGCAACAGTTGTGAAAGCTTTTCAGAGTGCAGGAACTCCTGATCAACCTGAGGATCCATCTACCACAGCCGCTTCCCCAGCTAGGGCAAGAGGAAGACATGTCAGTTCTGCCCTCAAAAGAAGGACTGTAAAAAACATACTGTGGGCTGCAAGTGCAAGAAATATATCTGCAAGGGCTGTGCACTTGTATACTGCCCTACATGTGCTAATTAGTTGA